ATGTTTTGGATAGACAGAGGGGAGTAtggacatcagtgtttcccacagaacCGGGATGTGCACAGGGGtagtaatataatataaaatgcgTAATCGGACATGAACAGAACATCGACTTTTAGGGTGTTGGTTTTATTTTGGGCAGCAGTGGAAGCTTGTGCGTGCATCTTATAAAACACACAGGCGATTAAAAAAACATGATGTTTCCTGAGCTTTGTATAAGTGTGCACTGatttacaaaaataatgccattgtacgCCTGATATATCACTATGTTGATGAACAGATGCATCTTAATGTGTGGCCAAGTCAGCTGCGCTACTGTATGCAAGTATAAGTTGTATTAAGAAGCAGAGTTATATTGCCATCTACTGTTAGGAGTTGGAATGGCAAGCGACACAGACGGTCCCATTATAAAATGTTTTCAAGCGAAAGTGAACatgccaaataaaaaaaaaaaactcacattGAATCTTTCTCCTTTTCTGTGCCGTTCCAAATTCGTGGAAACTTGATTTACGAACTAAATTAGTTCTTAAACATGGTTCGTGCACAGGaggaggcagtgtcgacaacgcaaTGCATTCTTTCTGAAGGTACCAaatcgcttgtccattgctttctttggactcatattgagctattAAAACTAAACAAATGATGTAAAAACTCTATAAAAACCCTTAAAAGCAGACAAAAGTAGCATAGTAGCTAAAAGCAGCACTGAGCCGACTTAATAATGGTGcattccatttgtactgggaagtcgaaATTTCCGAGTTCTTTGTCGGAATTTCAACTGAAACACCCCTCAAGGTTGGATTTCTGACTTGGAAAGTTGGAATATTCTCACCACCCCAAGTTCCTTTTAAAGATGGCttctctggatgtaaacaatgatgcACGCTTCTATAATATTCATTATTAGCACCTTTGATTATTTTATGTAGCAGTAAATCAGACATATACAATGTATTGTTGGACATTTTTATATGGTAATGTCACTGTAGGGTAAACTATATTTATTTAATGTGGTATATATGCTGTAAAATTGCTAGCAATAGCGTATGTGTTTCTTCTTCATCCATCGTACTTGAAGTTAGTAGAAACAGTCCATATTTTCCCATAaattgtttatattcagacaaaGCAAGCGCAAAAATGGCTTTCGTgaatgtggccatcttgatttccgacctcgtaactggaacgctcacAACTCAGCTCTGACGTCATTTTGAGCTCCCACTTCCAACTTCAGAGGTAATTAAAATGTGCTGcctggcacaaaatggctgcgatGCGAGGCACATAATGGGTAGATGAAAAGTgtgtacactgagacaaagttcaTACAACAAAGCATTTTTTTATCCGGCCTGtggttcgtaaatcaaaaagtGTGTGATGGGGGGTTCATAAATCCAGGTTCCACTGCACATAACAACActcacatccaatacaaaaaaaaagtggagATAGgtgttttcaagaaaaaaaaaaaaagggaatattagtTCAACCTACATTGCAACTTCATTCATTGTTTAAACTATCGGTACTCATTCATAAATATGATTTGTATGACATTATACTGAGATGAGTTGTCTGATAGTCTAAAGTTACATGATTTGGCTTCAGTTGAAGATGCAGTTTAGTTTAACTTTACAgtaataatgtatacatataattAATCACATATGCAATGAATACCATTTGACAGTGTCAATCATAACTGAGCTCTGGGAACATTTTTAATACAGCGCCTGTATAAGATCACATTAGATTGTGAAGCGCCTTTGGACTCTGTTTCGTAATGTAACAGGAGAGTATGCATCTAAAGAACCCAATTCCTCCGTGCGTGATTATTTAAATTCCATCCAACACAATGGTGCTTGTTGATTAGTTTGGTTCTCTGTTTGCCAAGGGGGGAACGAACAGTCCACTATGCCCAAGACAAGGGTGTCTCTAAGAGGCACAGGCAGCATCTTTGGGATGCTAAAGAACAGCCATTTGAGGCCCAGAACTGGCATCAGAACTCGATGCGCTCATTCCACAACCGAGCTGGTGCCGACAATGGTTATCTAACAAGACCGGGACAGCGCTACAAAAATTGGGTCAGCAACTCTTTGGTGAGGCCTTCAAAGGGGTGTTCTCAATAAAAGTACATTTTCAAAGGATTTACTCATGTTGTGACTTCACTTAACATTCTgatgaaatatttttttctcatttttctcAAGCATGGAAGTCCTCGCCTACATCGCAACAGCAGAGAAATCCAGCCTCCTCCAGAAAGATGGGCTCCCTCAGACTTTCACAGGAGTTTCCCAGGTCGAATGATCAATAACAGGCCAGAGCCTTGGAAACGGCCCGCCCCTCATCAGTGCCAAGACCAAATGCACCAGCATCGACCATCAGTCCAGCACTCTTCATCTATGAGGGATGAGGATCCGGTCAAGAGGAGCCGGGATTCTGCACTTGATCAGGTATAAAGTGTTCTGTTGACTGATCTAGTTAGGTCATTTGTTAACGCGGTCTTTGTTCTAAATGTTTGAATGAGCGGCGATTATGTCAAAGCTTATAGCACCAGGCCTTGGGTGATGTTAAAATATGTACACCCAATCATTGCCTCTTTTATTTCTGAGCGCAATAGCACCACCCACTGGTAGTTTACCATTCAGTCATTGGTATCTTTAAGGGTGCAATGGCTCATCACTTGGTTTAAGAACCTATAAGATACGGcttagtagtacctcaacttacaagtttaattggttctgtgacaaaaCTCTAAAACTCAAAATACTTGGATCTCAAATCAACGTATCCTATGTAACTGAActaatttaaatcaatttaattaaTGCTTGTCCCCTACCATCCCCGAAACAGCACAATCTCCAAACCACTGTATTGAATAGTATGCATTAATAGATGTAAGTTGAGGGGCAGACATGGACCCACTATACTCCTATTTTTGACATGTAACATGATGTATGCTTTTCTATTCAGTCATCTCATTCTGGATCAAGGCATCTAGTTGCCCATCCAGCATCACCACCTCACCACCATCGTAACCAAGATGACTGGAAACCTCTTCATGACAGGACAGGTCCTTGCCGCCTCTCTGACCACAGGACCTCAACAACACAGCAACAGGTAATTTTGCAGTCACTCAGTGATGATTAAAAACAACCTTTAACATTGCAGGCCATTTTTAATTTCTGGTACTATTAAATATTTACACAGGAGACCTTGAAATCGAGAGTTGGAGGACATAGTTTGTTCAACAGCGACCCCATAGTCCAAAACCAGGGTTGCAGCAACAAAATGTCACATCTTGGAAACAGTGGGAAGAGTTGTCGAAAAACATCTTCACCAGCAGAACACACTCGTGTGCCTTACAGCCACCAAAACCCTCATTACCATCATCAGCGGCACACACGCCACCTCAAAGTTGAACAGCACAAACCTCTGCGATACCACctggatgaggaggaggaggactcaCAGAATCATCTCCATAATGAAAGCACAGTGAGAAATAAGTCATTACAATTTTAAGAATAATGGCACATGTTAGTTTCTATATAGTCTAAATAGATGCAGTATATGAACATGTCAGTATTAAGGCACATCTTTCATTCAATTTGGACGAGTCCGCAAAGAGCACTGATCAGCTCcacaaaacattgaaaaaaataatgaacaaatgttttatttgttggtGACGCTGTAAGTAGAGATGGATACCAAAACTTGGATGCATAATGGCACCAGTGCAAATGTAAACTGTCACAACCAGACCAAAAAAGTAGCTATCAGTGGCTGACTTTAGTGCTAAAATAATGCAAACTCAGCTACTCGCAACGGTGCTTGAAAGTGGTATTGTGCAAATAACTTCTTGTACGTAATGTGGCGTCCCAAAAGGGCACACACTCTTTTTTAACTTTATTGTCGATCTTAACACACCAACAGCAGGGCTCAGGCCCAAAACTGCACCCATATTTTGCTGTAACACTTTCTAACACAAAACAGAAACACTTTCGTTACGCACCAATAACGCTCAGGCCTAGCCAGGCGCATTCACGAACTCCAAAACTTTGAACATCAACAATATAGAACAACCATTTGTTTGCACATTCTCTGTGACAATAGCTCGTAACCTAAAATCGGGGTTAAATTGGAgattttacatattttaggaaagCATcctatactttttgaaattttgcTGAACAATTATTGAATGTCGGCCTAATCTTcaaatttgaggaaaaaaatactatCCGTAATCCAGCCAGTGTGGCAGGAAAGGGCTGCAGTCTTTAAATTAGCATGATGAGTCTTCTAGCCAACAAAGTATTGAATATTAGAAGATTCTCTTTGGATTTGCTGAGAGAGGATGATGGAGGGGCTACCCCAAATAGTCCACTTAGAGAATTTGGTTCAATCTTTTCGCCAATTACCACAGACAAAGTATTGAAAATGTCTGTCCAATAACTATACAGGAATGGACAAAACCAAAACACATGCATCAAGTTAGCTGGAGACAATTGAGACCAATCACAAGATACAGATATCCCGTCACACATGTTAGCTACTAGGACCTTGGTATAATAAGTATGATGTATTAGCTTGCATTGAATAAGGCTATGTCTGCACAAATGGAAGACTTTAGAATTCTACTTAAGCTCTCTGTCCAGCTTTCCTCAGATAGAATCACTCCCAAGTCCCCCTCCCAAAGTGACTTATTTAAATTCAGAGACTCAGGGCGTGACATAAAAATCTGtttataaatatgtgtaattgatgcttttaaagtggTGTCAAAAACTAATCTAAAACTGTGTCACTCTGTAAGTCTGGAAACCTAGGGAAATGTTACAAACAAAACTGCGGCTCTGgagatatctaaaaaaaatgttgcgtAGGGAGTGAACATTTATTTGCTGAAAAAAAGCAAAAGTGTTGGCAATGTACGAGTATGTTTTCAGTTTTTAAGTATCGGTTTGTACACTgttttacagtaataaagtacCAATTTTGCACTGGATTGGTGAAAATGTAAATAATACCCATCTCTACCTCTAAGTGTCCTTTAATGAATGGAAGTTATTTTAGAAAGTCTTCCCATAGCAGTGGGAAGTCTTAAAACTAGTACATAATTCATCTTGTGTTTATgtaatgtgttttcctaagaaaACAAATATATTATGTGTGATCCACAGGAATCTCAGTGTACTCTTCCAAGCGGCATTTCAAGAGATGCCACCTCCTGGTCTTCTGCAGCAGTCTCTTCTCATTCGTCCCTTCGTCCGAAAGATTCTTCTCACAGTCCACATGTTAGTCCGTCACTACACATGGCAGCCAATGGCAGTAGACATTGTAGCCCGATCCTCAGTGGACAATCAAAGGTCCAGGGAAGCCCTACTCATAAAGCAAGGGTCTGCTCAACCTATACCCCATCTTGTGCATCATCACCTTGTGCAAAGCCGAGGTTTTCAGATGTCAAATACAAGAAGATCTCACAGCCTCCATGCTTGTCCCCCCATGGCAACTCGAGAACAAACAAGcccaaaaaggagtcaaatgcCAGAAGAAAAGCTGAATGCAAACATAAAGATAAGCTGGTAAAAAGGGAAAGAAGGAGCAATGTTGAAAAGGCAAACCACAGAGGAGAAGGCAGAAAAAAGCGAAAGAAAAAAGAGGAGCACAATTTAGGGGAGAGAAGAAAGAAAAGAGATAAAGCGaaaaggaaagaaaagaaaataggCCTGACCGTTCTAACCACTGAGGTTATTTCCAACTCTTCAGAAGAGGAGCAACAATCTCCTCATCCCGGATGCACTTCTTGGCAAACACTGCCCAAAAGGAATTCTGCTAAACGTCCTACTGAGGATCGACAGGTACACTTACTCCCCATAAACAGCCCCATCAGGAAGAAGGCTTCCATTGTCTCATCCCAATTAGAACCCAAGGCAAAACCTGAAAATTCATTGCCTTCTATTTTATATGAAGCCGTAGAACCTCTCAGTGCAGCGTCTAGTGTTCATGAAGCTCAACGAGGGCTTCTCCATGCCCCGGACCTCCAGCCTATGGGTGTAATAGGAAATGTGCAGGAAGCGGGGGAGAACCTAGCAAACACGCCTCCTGTACTCAGTTGGCAGGGCTCACCGGTATCAGATGTGGGAGAGGATGAGGACGAGCTGCAAAAAGGAGTGATTAGCAGACCTGTCCTCCAGCCCAGTCCTACCCAGTGCTTTTCTCCTCCCCCCTTAGAAGGCGAGAACATTTATGACTTGATTAAGGAGCCTTGTGAAAGTAAACAGGCAGAGTGTTCGCAACTTTCTAATCCATCGAGTACAAACAAACAAGATCTTAAAGATGAGAAGAAGTCAGAAAGTCTAGAGGTTTCTAGCTCTCTGCAACAGGATCTTCACCGCAAAGCAGGCCTGGATGACGTTTTCAAGAGCCTGGCCACTTTTCTTGGTAGCCAGAGGGCCACATGTCGAGGTGGTCCATTCGGGGGGTCTTCTTCTTGCACTGCTAGTGGGGTTAAGTTGGTGTCTGCGCTTGCTCTCGGACCAGATATCCGCTGTCACCAGCAAAAGGTTTCTGACCTCAAGTCGGAGCCTAATAATCTGTCTGATTCACATGTGAAGCCCCATACTGTGACAAATCAGTGTGAGTCTGACACAGAAACCCCTACACTCAAAGTAACGGAGACTGATGAGGATATTGAAGATAGGCAAGACAGGAGAAGCACACACATCCTGCCTGAAGGAAGAGATTCACTTTTGGACCATTCTCTCAGTGCAGAGCTGAGACTAACCACCACCCACACCTCCTCTTTGAGCCACCTCCTTGTAGTCGCCAGGAAGGACGAGGAACTGAAGAGTGAGGAGACTCACCTCAGAGGTGCAGAGAAACAACGAAAGCAAAAGGCCAAGGACGGTAGTCACGTCAAAattaagacaaagaagaagaaaaaaagcactGTTATCTCCAGAAATACACTCAAACGTAAACACAAATCCCCTTCCTGCAAAGATGTGCAGAGAAACGGTGTGAAACTTGAAAAAGCTAACTTAAAGATTAGCATTGATAATAAAGACAATGATAAGACAATAAAAAATGCTGCCTCAGCGGCAACTGGAAACTCAACCACCAAGACCTCAAGCTCATTATCAACTATATTAATCAATCCATCCAACATAATTACCACCACACCAGCGAGTAAATCTGCTGCCAACCTATTAAAGCTGAGAGCATTTTCCATGGGCTTTACCAAGGAGCTGAAGGTCCTGGTAGTGAGGATGAAGCTTGATGCCAGGCACACATTCAACGTAACAGAAGTAGAAGAACAAAAAATCCCACTTTCTCAGATCAGCATTCAAAACACAGCAACTGAAGTAGTAGGAGCTTGCAAGTGAGTATTTACAGAAAGTTACTTCTCGTTGGTTTGAGCGGAAACGATTACTGTTTGTTTCTTTGATCCTAGAGGGGCAAAGGTCAAGGAAAAATTTAAGGAGTCATACCTGCTTACTTCCCTCTCTGTCAAACCTGACATTTCTAGTCAGACTCCGATTCCTCGAGAAAAGCTCAACCCTCCCACACCGAGCATCTATGTGAGTGCACACAAACTACAATGATGTTGCTAGGTACGCGTCCTGCGTCCCTGATGGTTTAATATCTGAAAGAATGCAGTCAACTCACTCTTTTGCTTCTCATGGACGTTGCATTGTCTTTAAAATCACAGTACCGTAACTAGTAGGGATTGTCGACAAAAATCACTAACAAAAATGTGCTTCCAACAAAATAATTTTTCAATAATAGTTGGTGACGTCCTCGCTCGTGTTTTAGcagacataaacaaacatgtatgtGCTTGGGCGACCAGTGACTGCCGAGCAACAAGGAAAAATTACCGGGTAAAAACTCAACACGTCCTAGACACAAATAACTTGCTCAATTTGCAAAGTGGACCTTGATTTTCACGGCGGTACGCTTGTAATGCAGGAGCATTTAAAGCAGAGGCATGTCGGACTTCTGGAGGATGACATCTCAGACTCTCCTCTGTAAGATACGTAGCTTGTTAGTTGGCTAGCTAACAACAAAcaacaaagttgtgtgaaaaatagatgtatttatttatttatcattttagcCAGAGTTTGCCAGCGAAAAATTGTCTTCTATATACCTGTGAGCATCTTTCTGAATACCATTATcatcacaaaatgtttttattttttggaagCTAAATAGATACCAcataaatgttgttgttgttgctattttgacTGTCttttattaatgtaaaaaaatattatgtgTGTTTTTATCTGCTTTTTTCTCCTTTCtttgcttttaaatggacaaaagtTTAATCAAGTTATTATATTGTAACAGcccaatgagcagcacagttatacACTATTTTTTAATGAGGTAGTCATCTCTGTTAGTTAGCATGCATGAAATTTATCAAGCTAAATTTGAAAGCCGATGGCTTAAATTACAGCTGCTAAATATGCTTCATGATATGATTAGTCATCTAATCTTTTAGATAGTCTGACTACTTGAGAATAAAaacagttgttagttgcagccctagtaactACTAACCTAGTTGGAGTAACTCTCTGTGCATCTGCTCAGCGCACACGTCATCACCTGTACACAGTATCGCAACATGCTAGTTTAACCGCAACCAAAATAATTAGCCGGTCACCACAGATTTATTTTCAAAAGTTAAAGATATGATCGTCATAGTAAAGTAAACCCACGTTTCCACTGCTCTATGTTGAGCTCGATGGTGTTTTAACATTTAGGGCACGTGCTATtactacattttaaaaaacatacagTGGTGGtgagaaaaaaatactttaaagaggtcgtatattattttttactacatttaaaacacttgatTTTGGttgacataacatgtaatgatggttcttctgtcagtttgcatagattatgttttacagaccgtcttcaagccgctttccaaCCGTCTCCTCAGGATGCATGGCTTTTTATAAGTGGTCTTAtatacgtggctccacttcgactttGTCTTCTCCTCGTCAGTCagtttgtagtttttagcgcttctatatggagtctactgacagatataaatttaAACTTTAAGCTGCTTTgttttacaaatggcaacagcagaggatgcatgtgcatgtacaagcctgtctgccccacaacaagagaacaGCAAAAAAGAAGGAACtcattgactacaatggcggactcgcacaaaACTCTTCGTGTAAAACTTTACTATATATGGATAATAAGCTGAAGTCACTAATGGGGAAAAACATTACAAATGAGGCAAATTTCAAATAGCTTGTTTAGAGGAACAattaagaaggcaagattgttttagaaGTATCTCCgctatgcctccatggtttgaaatcaaattttcgggacttatgcagatccccaaTACACAAAAACGGGTATCAACCGGtaacaaaagttggttttgcataatgggaCCCCTTTAAATGCCGCGTGCCATTATGTTTACCTTCAGACTATTTTGAATGTTATTTGATTAATTTCAAATACATTTTGAACATGTATGAGTATATACATTAATTATAACCATTTGATACCATATTATCATCAAATGAGTTTAACAGTACAATTGAATGAAAATAAGAGTGTAAGAAATAGTAATAATTCATTTTAATTGGGGATCTATTAAATTTCACG
This Entelurus aequoreus isolate RoL-2023_Sb linkage group LG05, RoL_Eaeq_v1.1, whole genome shotgun sequence DNA region includes the following protein-coding sequences:
- the LOC133650630 gene encoding uncharacterized protein LOC133650630 → MYHSAELYSGRKSWDSYAAGGPNRGRWAPVDSRQSTWSQTQRSHGRHHPSDYSISPSSQPFTRGERTVHYAQDKGVSKRHRQHLWDAKEQPFEAQNWHQNSMRSFHNRAGADNGYLTRPGQRYKNWVSNSLHGSPRLHRNSREIQPPPERWAPSDFHRSFPGRMINNRPEPWKRPAPHQCQDQMHQHRPSVQHSSSMRDEDPVKRSRDSALDQSSHSGSRHLVAHPASPPHHHRNQDDWKPLHDRTGPCRLSDHRTSTTQQQETLKSRVGGHSLFNSDPIVQNQGCSNKMSHLGNSGKSCRKTSSPAEHTRVPYSHQNPHYHHQRHTRHLKVEQHKPLRYHLDEEEEDSQNHLHNESTESQCTLPSGISRDATSWSSAAVSSHSSLRPKDSSHSPHVSPSLHMAANGSRHCSPILSGQSKVQGSPTHKARVCSTYTPSCASSPCAKPRFSDVKYKKISQPPCLSPHGNSRTNKPKKESNARRKAECKHKDKLVKRERRSNVEKANHRGEGRKKRKKKEEHNLGERRKKRDKAKRKEKKIGLTVLTTEVISNSSEEEQQSPHPGCTSWQTLPKRNSAKRPTEDRQVHLLPINSPIRKKASIVSSQLEPKAKPENSLPSILYEAVEPLSAASSVHEAQRGLLHAPDLQPMGVIGNVQEAGENLANTPPVLSWQGSPVSDVGEDEDELQKGVISRPVLQPSPTQCFSPPPLEGENIYDLIKEPCESKQAECSQLSNPSSTNKQDLKDEKKSESLEVSSSLQQDLHRKAGLDDVFKSLATFLGSQRATCRGGPFGGSSSCTASGVKLVSALALGPDIRCHQQKVSDLKSEPNNLSDSHVKPHTVTNQCESDTETPTLKVTETDEDIEDRQDRRSTHILPEGRDSLLDHSLSAELRLTTTHTSSLSHLLVVARKDEELKSEETHLRGAEKQRKQKAKDGSHVKIKTKKKKKSTVISRNTLKRKHKSPSCKDVQRNGVKLEKANLKISIDNKDNDKTIKNAASAATGNSTTKTSSSLSTILINPSNIITTTPASKSAANLLKLRAFSMGFTKELKVLVVRMKLDARHTFNVTEVEEQKIPLSQISIQNTATEVVGACKGAKVKEKFKESYLLTSLSVKPDISSQTPIPREKLNPPTPSIYLESKRDAFSPVLLQFCTNPKNAVTVIRGLAGSLRLNLGLFSTKSLVEANAEHAVEVRTQVQQPADENWDTRGSTQTWPCESSRSHTTIAKYAQYQASSFQESLQEEKKSENEEEEDQAKSSDTPSTTKANVWSDHNKGNLVSTAIKHTSDLLTSKAATDNTSSSELKAVGKIIKFGTNIDLSDSKRWKPQLQELLKLPAFMRVESSNNMLSHVGHTILGMNTVQLYMKVPGSRTPGHQENNNFCSVNINIGPGDCEWFAVHEHYWESINTFCEKHGVDYLTGSWWPVLEDLYSSNIPVYRFIQRPGDLVWINAGTVHWVQAVGWCNNIAWNVGPLNSYQYQLALQRFEWNELKKVKSIVPMIHVSWNVARTIKVTDHDTYKMIKHCLMQSIKHIQILKEQLMAAGKRISYQSRVKDEPAYYCNECDVETFDVLFVTSENCSKKSYVVHCEDCARAKNPSLAGVVVLEQYRMEDLMKTYDSFTLAPSPSSK